The following coding sequences are from one Triticum dicoccoides isolate Atlit2015 ecotype Zavitan chromosome 4A, WEW_v2.0, whole genome shotgun sequence window:
- the LOC119286251 gene encoding probable indole-3-acetic acid-amido synthetase GH3.7 — translation MMALLPEFDPADVGAGRGLIDRLTADAAALQRDVLAEILRRNSHTEYLGRFLDRASPGASAADLRDAFKERVPVSAYEDIEPYVRRVASGEPSSILCSEPITHLLTSSGTSGGQLKLFPSTAEKLDQRLFYNGVQALLRKMHLHPDQGDRRGKGMYLMFIFPGSLTSSGLPIMASSSAYYHSSQFREHDIGGFGRCTSPIEAVLCPDGRQSMYCQLLCGLLDRGVVDHVGGTFANAFIRGIQFLEDNWEEMCSNIRTGRLSDWITHAPLRDAVAARHQRGPDPALADEIASECARKPWDGIVRRLWPGARYILAIVTGSMSQYIPVLESYGAGLPLVSPMYVCTECAAGINLNPLDIPSAVSYALLPNIAYFEFAEVTHGDDEKVQAGTGLYDNLGELKLVDLVDVKIGRRYELIVTTFAGLYRYRVGDLLTVSGFYNATPLFRFTGRCGVVLKIDFESISEEDLLKAISQAYELLLRPLGYMLGGSTAYADISTLPGHYVLFWELATAEGNQVATDIDRAVMENCCLAVENCFDQMYRKSRRRGSITALEIRVLERGAFDALMDLFLSRGTSASQYKTPTAIRSEQVLLVLEERVSGRYFSQETPNGPL, via the exons ATGATGGCGTTGCTGCCGGAATTCGATCCAGCGGACGTGGGCGCCGGCCGCGGCCTCATCGACCGCCTCACCGCCGACGCCGCGGCGCTGCAGAGGGACGTCCTCGCGGAGATACTCAGGCGGAACTCCCACACCGAGTACCTCGGCCGCTTCCTGGATCGCGCATCACCAGGCGCCTCGGCCGCCGACCTCCGCGACGCCTTCAAGGAGCGCGTGCCCGTCTCCGCGTATGAGGACATCGAGCCGTACGTGCGCCGCGTCGCCTCCGGCGAGCCGTCCAGCATCCTCTGCTCCGAGCCCATCACCCACCTCCTCACAAG CTCGGGCACATCCGGCGGGCAGCTGAAGCTCTTTCCATCCACCGCGGAGAAGCTCGACCAGCGGCTGTTCTACAATGGCGTCCAGGCACTCTTGAGGAAGAT GCATCTTCATCCTGATCAGGGAGACAGACGCGGCAAGGGGATGTACCTCATGTTCATCTTCCCTGGAAGCCTGACCTCATCCGGCCTGCCTATCATGGCATCCAGCAGTGCCTACTACCACAGCAGCCAGTTCCGGGAGCACGACATTGGCGGGTTTGGCCGGTGCACCAGCCCCATCGAGGCGGTCCTCTGCCCAGATGGCAGGCAGAGCATGTACTGCCAGCTGCTCTGCGGCCTGCTTGACCGTGGAGTCGTCGACCATGTCGGCGGCACCTTTGCTAACGCTTTCATCAGAGGCATCCAGTTCCTGGAAGACAACTGGGAGGAGATGTGCTCCAACATCCGCACTGGGCGTCTCAGCGACTGGATAACACATGCTCCTCTGCGTGATGCCGTCGCTGCGCGTCACCAGCGAGGACCTGACCCGGCACTGGCCGACGAGATTGCATCCGAGTGTGCCAGGAAGCCCTGGGATGGGATAGTCAGGAGGCTCTGGCCAGGAGCTCGGTACATCCTAGCCATTGTCACCGGCTCGATGTCGCAGTACATTCCGGTTCTTGAGAGTTATGGTGCTGGGCTGCCATTGGTGTCACCTATGTATGTGTGCACAGAGTGCGCCGCGGGGATCAATCTGAACCCTCTTGATATACCTTCTGCTGTGTCGTACGCATTGCTTCCAAACATTGCCTACTTCGAGTTTGCAGAGGTTACGCATGGTGACGATGAAAAGGTGCAAGCGGGTACTGGTTTGTATGACAATTTGGGCGAGTTAAAGCTTGTGGATCTTGTGGATGTCAAAATTGGTCGGCGCTACGAGCTGATTGTCACCACCTTTGCAG GTCTTTACAGATACCGAGTGGGTGACCTTCTTACTGTGAGCGGATTCTACAACGCAACGCCACTGTTCCGCTTCACTGGAAGGTGTGGTGTCGTCTTAAAAATAGACTTCGAGAGTATAAGCGAGGAGGATCTCCTGAAGGCCATTTCACAAGCATACGAGCTGCTTCTTAGGCCTCTTGGTTACATGCTTGGTGGCAGCACTGCATATGCAGACATATCCACCTTGCCTGGCCACTACGTCCTGTTCTGGGAGCTAGCCACTGCAGAGGGTAACCAAGTCGCGACTGACATCGATCGAGCTGTCATGGAGAATTGCTGTTTGGCCGTGGAGAATTGCTTTGATCAGATGTACCGCAAAAGCAGGCGCCGAGGGTCGATCACAGCACTCGAGATAAGGGTACTTGAGCGTGGCGCATTTGATGCTCTCATGGACTTGTTTCTGTCCAGAGGCACATCGGCCAGTCAGTACAAGACTCCAACGGCTATTCGATCAGAACAAGTGCTGCTGGTGTTGGAGGAGAGGGTGTCAGGAAGGTACTTTAGCCAAGAGACTCCCAACGGCCCTTTGTAG